The genomic window CCCGGCGTCATGGCGTTGGCATCTACACTGATGGCCCAACTCGAGGAATCGTTGGAGTTATAATCGGGACGAAATTTTTCTGTGGATCGGCCGTCCATCATGGGCCAGCTTTCCGAATAGATTAAAGAATCAATAATGACGCTTGTCATATCATATAAATAAATACCGTCCGACGTATTATTTAGCGACGGCCAATTTCCATCAATTACAACAGCGCTTGTTTTAGTTTGTTGATAAATGGTGGAGTCTTGGGCTAAAACCAAATATTGATTTTGGTCTACTGCTATCTTAGGGAGGGCCTTCTTCACTTTGGATTGATCTGACAAAGACCATCCCAACATATTAAGCGAAGCGGGGAAATATATTTCGATGAATTCAGTTTGGCTTTGGGTCGGCACCGATAAAAATTCATTCAATAAAACGGTGCCAAAAGGATAGCTCACTTTGATTGTATCAAAGGCAATATTATTGGTGCTATTTTCATCCCCATCAATTATCAATTCAATTTTAAGCGGATGAGTGCCGGACGAAATGCTCGGGACTTCAATCTGGACCAAAACAGTATCGCGGGAATTAATGGTTGAAAAATTTCCGGAAGTTAGTTCACTAGTATTTTCTGAAATGGATAGATTTCCTGAAAAAGGAAGGACGCCGGAATTGGCGATGGAAATTTGAAGATTAAAAGAGGTGTTGGGTTTTGGGAAATGTGGTGTATGTGAAACGGAATCCTGAAGTAAAGCACCATCAATATTATTCCACATAGTGGCGTTGGGATAGCCGGGAGTCATACCAATTGAATCGGGCGTTTGGTCCCAATGCTTGACATTGTTAGATATAAATTCTGGCCGTTGTTTTTCTGTGGAAACTTCAGCTGCCACAGGCCATGTGTCACTATCGTAGACGAGACTATCCACGATAAATCCGGTCATATCATAAATGAAAATGGCATCACCGCTATTATTTAAGGCAGGAAATGAAGGCAGTACAATAAGGTGAGATTTGGGATTGGTGAGGGCCACAATATTTGAATCAGCGGCGATTACAACATACTGACCAGAGGCGATAAGAGCTTTGCCCAGGGGCCGCGCTCTTTTTCTGTTGTCGCTAATAGACCATCCGCGGAAAGATAAATTGGGATGGGAAACGAGTTCGACAAACTCAGATTGGTCGTTATTGGGCCGTGTCATGAATTCATTAATGCGAATGGTATTCCAATCATACTGCACCGCCAGTTCGACCTCCCCAAAATTATTGGTCGTGTCTTGATCTC from Candidatus Neomarinimicrobiota bacterium includes these protein-coding regions:
- a CDS encoding lamin tail domain-containing protein, with amino-acid sequence MILLTQFKCFSLLSTMFSVFLRYTILLFSVVCLNGQVIITEVMYNLEGSDSPNEFIELYNPTSDTVDLSGWLIRDKYSTDTIEDSSNGRKIPPNGFGLIMEGDYPIAAGIYTIPANTIIMKVDDKSIGNGLSGSDSLYLVDSNGNISDSLGWQDIASPGYSIERVRNHLPNTNSNWKASRDSLGTPGGANSMAPYNIDGHLLADSLRLSKAYLSKSDYTILTLPVMNDGINAITGEIVVSELGNTLASADIGNISELDTAIFNIDLGPFSESGYHTLSIKLLISGDQDTTNNFGEVELAVQYDWNTIRINEFMTRPNNDQSEFVELVSHPNLSFRGWSISDNRKRARPLGKALIASGQYVVIAADSNIVALTNPKSHLIVLPSFPALNNSGDAIFIYDMTGFIVDSLVYDSDTWPVAAEVSTEKQRPEFISNNVKHWDQTPDSIGMTPGYPNATMWNNIDGALLQDSVSHTPHFPKPNTSFNLQISIANSGVLPFSGNLSISENTSELTSGNFSTINSRDTVLVQIEVPSISSGTHPLKIELIIDGDENSTNNIAFDTIKVSYPFGTVLLNEFLSVPTQSQTEFIEIYFPASLNMLGWSLSDQSKVKKALPKIAVDQNQYLVLAQDSTIYQQTKTSAVVIDGNWPSLNNTSDGIYLYDMTSVIIDSLIYSESWPMMDGRSTEKFRPDYNSNDSSSWAISVDANAMTPGKSNSIYYEILAPFGLVEYDPNPFSPDGDGRDDQLTIRYQLPYEQAAITINIFDVTGRKIATPYWNQASPMEGLLYWHGERSNGDPARIGIYIIKFEARDLSTGKSWEDIQTVVLAKPL